A genomic stretch from Gemmatimonadota bacterium includes:
- a CDS encoding HAMP domain-containing protein, translating into MRWTISFRTRILLVVVAVAVVPLGLIGLWLTGTARRSGEELLLTRMSDVLDETATQLRSHWTRSRSQLLDLADHPVVRRSLEPSTSSDDGPSAEFTRLVDSVIASEFPSLGGELIIARAVSTSGEVRWTFPAGFDPRNRNRSGVAVSAAVHESVFGNRLGTIEARIETSALWGELGPSAGTGIVVGMFDGATGASLLPLLFDPLLLGNSGFVWGGEDWLTHRMRLANPSVELVAAAPLTPFVEPFQAAASRGAGLLLIVAVAGLALAALLVRRMTQSLERLAHAADAVSRGDLEQQLAHERDDEVGRVVRAFNTMTESLRRTLKKLADREALAAVGEFAATLAHEVRNPLTAIRIDLQRVEEGLPEDSPLRAPQGRALEEIERLDATVGAALDVARTESVDTATVDVLVSLTAAIHASTPAFEERGGVLHEPSQSGPIHIKGDLGALEQLFLNLLLNAAQALDSGGGARVTIALEEGTVVVTIRDDGRGMTPARLERVFEPLFTTRAGGTGLGLTIALRIASAHGGSIRLTSEPDRGTTVEVRLPLLAL; encoded by the coding sequence GTGCGCTGGACGATCTCATTTCGGACCAGGATCCTGCTCGTTGTCGTGGCGGTGGCAGTCGTACCCCTCGGGCTCATCGGTCTGTGGCTCACCGGAACGGCGAGACGTTCGGGGGAGGAGTTGCTGCTGACGCGGATGAGCGACGTACTCGACGAAACCGCGACTCAGCTGCGTTCCCATTGGACCCGCAGTCGTTCGCAACTTCTCGACCTCGCCGATCACCCAGTCGTCAGGCGGTCGCTCGAACCCTCTACCTCGAGCGATGATGGGCCGTCGGCCGAGTTCACACGGCTCGTCGACTCTGTTATCGCAAGCGAGTTTCCGAGTCTGGGGGGCGAACTCATCATCGCCCGGGCCGTGTCGACCAGCGGAGAAGTACGGTGGACTTTCCCAGCGGGGTTCGATCCGCGCAACCGGAACCGGTCCGGCGTCGCGGTGTCAGCCGCGGTTCACGAATCGGTGTTCGGGAATAGACTCGGGACCATTGAGGCACGCATCGAGACGAGTGCGCTTTGGGGCGAATTGGGACCGAGCGCCGGAACGGGCATAGTGGTCGGTATGTTCGACGGCGCCACCGGGGCGTCACTGCTCCCGCTTCTCTTCGATCCCTTGCTGCTTGGCAACAGCGGATTCGTCTGGGGCGGCGAGGACTGGCTCACTCACCGAATGCGCCTCGCAAATCCATCCGTCGAATTGGTGGCGGCGGCGCCCCTCACACCATTCGTCGAGCCTTTCCAGGCGGCCGCCAGCCGAGGCGCCGGCTTGTTGTTGATCGTCGCGGTGGCCGGACTGGCTCTGGCGGCATTGCTGGTCCGTCGTATGACCCAGTCCCTGGAACGGCTGGCCCACGCGGCCGACGCCGTCTCCCGTGGTGATCTCGAGCAGCAGCTCGCGCACGAACGTGATGACGAAGTCGGGCGTGTCGTGCGGGCTTTCAACACCATGACCGAGAGCCTGAGACGCACGCTCAAGAAACTCGCCGACCGAGAAGCGCTGGCGGCCGTGGGTGAGTTCGCCGCGACCCTGGCCCACGAGGTTCGGAATCCCCTGACGGCTATCCGCATAGATCTGCAGCGTGTCGAGGAGGGGCTTCCCGAGGATTCTCCGCTTCGAGCACCCCAGGGTCGAGCCCTCGAGGAGATCGAGCGCCTCGATGCGACCGTCGGAGCCGCGCTCGACGTCGCCCGGACGGAGTCGGTCGACACCGCAACCGTAGATGTCCTGGTTTCACTCACGGCAGCCATACACGCCTCGACGCCGGCATTCGAAGAGCGTGGCGGCGTTTTGCACGAACCCAGTCAGAGCGGGCCGATCCACATCAAAGGAGACCTCGGCGCGCTCGAGCAACTCTTTCTCAACCTGCTGCTCAACGCTGCCCAGGCGCTCGATTCGGGCGGCGGCGCGCGCGTCACGATCGCGCTCGAGGAAGGCACGGTAGTGGTCACCATTCGGGACGATGGGCGAGGCATGACACCCGCTCGGCTGGAGCGTGTGTTCGAGCCCCTCTTCACCACTCGTGCCGGGGGCACGGGCCTCGGGCTCACCATCGCACTGCGGATCGCGTCGGCCCACGGGGGAAGCATCCGGCTGACCAGCGAGCCGGACCGAGGCACCACTGTCGAGGTACGCCTTCCGCTCCTTGCCCTGTAG